One genomic region from Streptomyces sp. NBC_00457 encodes:
- the polA gene encoding DNA polymerase I: protein MAETASKKTDSTPGGDRPRLMLMDGHSLAYRAFFALPAENFTTATGQPTNAIYGFASMLANTLRDEAPTHFAVAFDVSRKTWRSEEFTEYKANRSKTPDEFKGQVELIGELLDAMHAQRFAVDGFEADDVIATLATQAEADGFDVLIVTGDRDSFQLVSEHTTVLYPTKGVSELTRFTPEKVFEKYGLTPAQYPDFAALRGDPSDNLPGIPGVGEKTAAKWINQFGSFKDLVERVEEVKGKAGQNLRDHLEAVKLNRRLTELERQVELPKTVTDLERAPYDRKAVAMVLDTLEIRNPSLRERLFAVDPGAEEAETTPITTDGVQLDGKVLSTGELAPWLTEHGTDTLGVATVDTWALGAGSVAEVALAAPGGAAAWFDPSQLDEADETAFAAWLADAGRPKVFHNAKGAMRVFAEHGWTVDGVTMDTALAAYLVKPGRRSFDLDALSLEYLHRELAPAAAADGQLAFGTDDGAEADALMVQARAILDLGEAFGERLQEVGAADLLRDMELPTSALLARMERHGIAADRAHLEAMEQMFAGAVQQAVKEAHAAAGHEFNLGSPKQLQEVLFGELALPKTKRTKTGYTTDADALAWLAGQTDNELPVIMLRHREQAKLRVTVEGLIKTVAADGRIHTTFNQTVAATGRLSSTDPNLQNIPVRTDEGRAIRRGFVVGEGFESLMTADYSQIELRVMAHLSEDEGLIEAFTSGEDLHTTAASQVFAVEPTAVDAEMRRKIKAMSYGLAYGLSAFGLSQQLNIDAGEARALMDAYFERFGGVRDYLRRAVDEARATGYTATLFGRRRYLPDLNSDNRQRREAAERMALNAPIQGTAADIVKIAMLNVDRALREADLTSRMLLQVHDEIVLEIAPGERAATEELVRHEMANAVHLNVPLGVSVGAGPDWESAAH from the coding sequence GTGGCAGAAACAGCATCGAAGAAGACCGACAGCACCCCCGGCGGCGACCGCCCGCGGCTGATGCTCATGGACGGGCACTCGCTGGCCTACCGCGCGTTCTTCGCGCTGCCCGCCGAGAACTTCACGACCGCGACGGGCCAGCCGACGAACGCGATCTACGGCTTCGCGTCGATGCTCGCCAACACGCTGCGCGACGAAGCGCCCACCCACTTCGCGGTGGCCTTCGACGTCTCCCGCAAGACGTGGCGCTCCGAGGAGTTCACGGAGTACAAGGCCAACCGCTCCAAGACCCCGGACGAGTTCAAGGGCCAGGTCGAGCTGATCGGCGAGCTGCTCGACGCGATGCACGCGCAGCGCTTCGCGGTGGACGGCTTCGAGGCGGACGACGTCATCGCCACCCTCGCGACCCAGGCCGAGGCCGACGGCTTCGACGTGCTGATCGTCACCGGCGACCGGGACTCCTTCCAGCTGGTCTCCGAGCACACCACGGTGCTGTATCCGACGAAGGGCGTCTCCGAGCTGACCCGGTTCACGCCGGAGAAGGTCTTCGAGAAGTACGGCCTGACGCCCGCGCAGTACCCCGACTTCGCGGCCCTGCGCGGCGACCCCTCTGACAACCTGCCGGGCATCCCGGGCGTCGGTGAGAAGACCGCCGCGAAGTGGATCAACCAGTTCGGTTCCTTCAAGGACCTGGTCGAGCGCGTCGAGGAGGTCAAGGGCAAGGCCGGGCAGAACCTGCGCGATCACCTGGAGGCGGTCAAGCTCAACCGCAGGCTCACCGAGCTGGAGCGGCAGGTGGAGCTGCCGAAGACCGTCACGGACCTCGAGCGGGCGCCGTACGACCGCAAGGCGGTCGCGATGGTGCTGGACACCCTGGAGATCCGCAACCCGTCGCTGCGTGAGCGCCTCTTCGCCGTCGACCCCGGCGCCGAGGAGGCCGAGACGACCCCGATCACCACGGACGGCGTCCAGCTGGACGGCAAGGTGCTCTCCACCGGCGAGCTCGCCCCGTGGCTGACGGAGCACGGCACCGACACACTGGGCGTCGCCACCGTCGACACCTGGGCGCTCGGCGCCGGCTCGGTCGCCGAGGTGGCCCTGGCGGCGCCCGGCGGAGCGGCCGCCTGGTTCGACCCCTCGCAGCTGGACGAGGCCGACGAGACGGCGTTCGCCGCCTGGCTGGCCGACGCGGGCCGCCCCAAGGTCTTCCACAACGCCAAGGGCGCGATGCGTGTCTTCGCCGAGCACGGCTGGACCGTCGACGGCGTCACCATGGACACCGCGCTCGCCGCCTACCTGGTCAAGCCGGGCCGCCGCTCCTTCGACCTGGACGCGCTGTCCCTGGAGTACCTCCACCGCGAGCTGGCTCCGGCCGCCGCGGCCGACGGTCAGCTCGCCTTCGGCACGGACGACGGCGCCGAGGCCGACGCCCTGATGGTCCAGGCCCGCGCGATCCTCGACCTCGGCGAGGCCTTCGGCGAGCGGCTCCAGGAAGTGGGCGCCGCGGACCTCCTGCGGGACATGGAACTGCCGACGTCCGCGCTGCTGGCCCGCATGGAGCGGCACGGCATCGCCGCCGACCGGGCCCACCTGGAGGCCATGGAGCAGATGTTCGCCGGCGCCGTGCAGCAGGCCGTGAAGGAGGCGCACGCGGCGGCCGGACACGAGTTCAACCTGGGCTCGCCCAAGCAGCTCCAAGAAGTCCTCTTCGGCGAGCTGGCCCTGCCCAAGACCAAGCGCACCAAGACCGGCTACACCACCGACGCCGACGCGCTGGCATGGCTCGCCGGCCAGACGGACAACGAACTGCCGGTGATCATGCTCCGCCACCGCGAGCAGGCCAAGCTGCGGGTCACCGTGGAGGGCCTGATCAAGACGGTCGCGGCGGACGGCCGTATCCACACCACCTTCAACCAGACGGTCGCGGCGACAGGCCGCCTGTCCTCGACCGACCCCAACCTCCAGAACATCCCGGTCCGTACCGACGAGGGCCGGGCCATCCGCCGGGGCTTCGTCGTCGGCGAGGGCTTCGAGTCCCTGATGACCGCGGACTACAGCCAGATCGAGCTGCGCGTGATGGCCCACCTCTCCGAGGACGAGGGCCTGATCGAGGCGTTCACCTCCGGCGAGGACCTGCACACCACGGCCGCGTCGCAGGTGTTCGCCGTCGAGCCCACCGCGGTCGACGCGGAGATGCGCCGCAAGATCAAGGCGATGTCGTACGGCCTGGCGTACGGCCTGTCCGCCTTCGGCCTCTCCCAGCAGCTGAACATCGACGCGGGCGAGGCCCGTGCCCTGATGGACGCGTACTTCGAGCGCTTCGGCGGCGTACGGGACTATCTGCGCCGCGCGGTCGACGAGGCACGGGCGACGGGCTACACGGCGACCCTCTTCGGGCGCCGCCGCTACCTCCCCGACCTCAACAGCGACAACCGCCAGCGCCGTGAGGCGGCCGAGCGGATGGCCCTCAACGCACCCATCCAGGGCACCGCCGCCGACATCGTCAAGATCGCCATGCTCAACGTGGACCGGGCCCTGCGCGAAGCCGACCTCACCTCCCGCATGCTCCTCCAGGTCCACGACGAAATCGTCCTGGAGATCGCCCCCGGCGAGCGCGCCGCCACAGAAGAACTGGTCCGCCACGAAATGGCCAACGCCGTCCACCTCAACGTCCCCCTGGGCGTCTCAGTGGGCGCAGGCCCGGACTGGGAGTCGGCAGCGCACTAG
- a CDS encoding DUF4184 family protein has translation MPFTLSHAAAVLPAVRTDGTGRGRLVPAVLVAGSFAPDMTYYAASVLSGAMEFGDVTHSFGGVFTVDVVVAWVLVGLWLLMREPLVALLPRKRQARVASLARCGVPRARVRLSLVVRWYVSAALGALTHVVWDAFTHLDRWGMRLFPVLGEEVAGSPLYWYLQYGGSAVAAVVIAVFVAYALRRTPSVEPVEPVEPVGVPALSVRDRWVAGALIGGCAGVAAAERAVGWWAYWGSMAEPWELIPTLCFGAGAGLVLGLLLYAVGVRVWRGSPAVPERSRSRPAAR, from the coding sequence TTGCCGTTCACGCTGAGCCACGCGGCGGCCGTGCTGCCCGCCGTACGCACCGACGGAACCGGCCGCGGCCGGCTTGTGCCCGCCGTGCTCGTGGCCGGTTCCTTTGCGCCCGACATGACCTATTACGCGGCGAGTGTCCTGTCCGGGGCGATGGAATTCGGCGATGTCACCCACTCGTTCGGCGGCGTCTTCACCGTCGATGTGGTGGTCGCCTGGGTCCTCGTGGGGCTGTGGCTGCTGATGCGTGAGCCTCTGGTGGCGCTGCTGCCGCGGAAACGGCAGGCCAGGGTGGCTTCGTTGGCGCGCTGCGGGGTGCCACGCGCGCGTGTCCGGCTGTCCCTGGTGGTGCGGTGGTACGTCTCCGCCGCGCTCGGCGCGCTGACGCATGTCGTGTGGGACGCGTTCACGCATCTCGACCGGTGGGGGATGCGGCTGTTTCCCGTCCTGGGCGAGGAGGTGGCCGGCTCGCCGTTGTACTGGTACCTGCAGTACGGCGGCTCGGCGGTCGCGGCTGTCGTGATCGCCGTGTTCGTGGCGTACGCGCTGCGGCGGACTCCGTCGGTCGAGCCGGTGGAGCCCGTCGAGCCGGTCGGGGTGCCTGCTCTGTCGGTGCGGGACCGGTGGGTGGCGGGTGCGCTGATCGGCGGGTGTGCGGGGGTGGCCGCTGCGGAGCGGGCGGTGGGCTGGTGGGCGTACTGGGGGTCCATGGCGGAGCCCTGGGAGCTGATTCCGACCCTGTGCTTCGGGGCCGGCGCCGGGCTGGTGCTGGGGCTGCTGCTGTACGCCGTCGGCGTCAGGGTGTGGCGCGGGTCCCCGGCGGTTCCGGAGCGGAGCCGGAGCCGTCCGGCCGCCCGCTGA
- a CDS encoding lytic transglycosylase domain-containing protein — MAAQFGRRLRAGAATTAAAALAVAALSASQAPGVTVDDSGRRTAGDAQSTPDADPPAESATGNSPYYTDLPPLNTPSPTPTIGSPAARGAAEAGIPATVLDAYKQAAASLRASKPGCNLPWELLAAIGKVESGQARGGRVNSAGDTLSPILGPQLNGNGFANISDTDGGVYDGDSSYDRAVGPMQFIPSTWSWAGRDGNGDGEKNPNNIYDAALAAGHYLCRYGWDLSTETDLSSAILSYNNSQDYLNLVLSWLEYYRKGTHEVPDGTGTLPRDRSDTGNGGASTSPSPTPPRTPGTTSPSPKPPANNDGGSGSPSPKPPSESPSDPNTPDPTPTDTVDRLEDAGTADLTAMAGDTFIQKISTRAETEDGEAVGKVRIRFTITGDTDATFTGGENVATVATNASGVAVAPALKAGEKTGDFTVRATVVGRTVGAVNYTATVTERVASALTRTSATALTCPAGGEFAEQVEVKATYRGEAADKVAATATLIKSVLDPTENDKGPYFKDANGKTVRTLTGLKTDGNGLLKLPKLYADDTTGTFLLRIDTAGGATLTVMLTVEKAAATSSPSPSASPSA, encoded by the coding sequence ATGGCGGCGCAATTCGGCAGGAGGCTGCGCGCAGGTGCGGCAACGACGGCCGCGGCCGCGTTGGCGGTCGCAGCGCTGTCCGCGTCCCAGGCGCCGGGCGTCACCGTCGACGACTCCGGCAGACGGACCGCCGGCGACGCCCAGTCCACCCCCGACGCGGACCCGCCTGCGGAGAGCGCGACCGGCAACTCGCCGTACTACACGGACCTGCCGCCGCTCAACACGCCCAGCCCCACGCCGACCATCGGCAGCCCCGCCGCCCGCGGCGCGGCGGAGGCAGGCATACCCGCCACCGTCCTCGACGCCTACAAGCAGGCGGCGGCGTCGCTCCGGGCGTCCAAGCCCGGCTGCAACCTGCCCTGGGAACTCCTCGCCGCCATCGGCAAGGTCGAGTCGGGCCAGGCCCGGGGCGGCCGCGTCAACTCCGCCGGCGACACCCTCTCGCCGATCCTCGGCCCGCAGCTCAACGGCAACGGCTTCGCGAACATCAGCGACACCGACGGCGGCGTGTACGACGGTGACAGCTCGTACGACCGTGCCGTCGGGCCCATGCAGTTCATCCCGTCCACCTGGTCGTGGGCGGGCCGCGACGGCAACGGCGACGGCGAGAAGAACCCGAACAACATCTACGACGCCGCGCTCGCCGCCGGCCACTACCTGTGCCGCTACGGCTGGGACCTGTCCACCGAGACCGACCTGAGCAGCGCGATCCTCAGCTACAACAACTCGCAGGACTACCTGAACCTGGTCCTGTCGTGGCTGGAGTACTACCGCAAGGGCACGCACGAGGTCCCGGACGGCACGGGCACGCTGCCGAGGGACCGCAGCGACACCGGCAACGGCGGGGCGAGCACCAGCCCCTCGCCCACACCGCCGCGCACGCCAGGCACGACCAGCCCGAGCCCGAAGCCCCCCGCGAACAATGACGGCGGCTCCGGGAGTCCGAGCCCCAAGCCGCCGTCGGAATCCCCGAGCGACCCGAACACCCCGGACCCGACCCCCACCGACACGGTGGACCGCCTGGAAGACGCGGGCACCGCAGACCTCACCGCGATGGCCGGCGACACGTTCATCCAGAAGATCAGCACCCGCGCCGAGACCGAGGACGGCGAGGCGGTCGGCAAGGTCAGGATCCGCTTCACGATCACCGGCGACACCGACGCCACCTTCACCGGCGGCGAGAACGTGGCCACGGTCGCCACCAACGCCTCCGGTGTCGCCGTCGCACCCGCGCTGAAGGCCGGTGAGAAGACGGGCGACTTCACCGTCCGCGCCACCGTCGTCGGCCGCACCGTCGGCGCCGTCAACTACACGGCGACCGTCACCGAACGAGTCGCCAGCGCCCTCACCCGCACCAGCGCAACCGCGCTGACCTGCCCGGCGGGCGGCGAGTTCGCCGAGCAGGTCGAGGTGAAGGCGACGTACCGGGGCGAGGCCGCGGACAAGGTCGCCGCCACCGCCACACTGATCAAGTCGGTGCTCGACCCGACCGAGAACGACAAGGGCCCCTACTTCAAGGACGCGAACGGCAAGACCGTACGCACCCTGACCGGTCTCAAGACCGACGGGAACGGGCTGCTGAAGCTGCCCAAGCTCTACGCGGACGACACCACCGGCACGTTCCTGCTCCGCATCGACACCGCGGGCGGGGCGACGCTCACGGTCATGCTGACCGTGGAGAAGGCCGCGGCGACGTCCTCACCGAGCCCGTCGGCGAGCCCCAGCGCGTAG
- a CDS encoding SPW_0924 family protein, with amino-acid sequence MRALIAAATGLAVALALVLTITALGSPTGETSPKPLLTTVPAHP; translated from the coding sequence ATGCGCGCCCTGATCGCCGCCGCGACCGGTCTCGCCGTCGCGCTCGCCCTCGTGCTCACCATCACGGCGCTGGGCTCACCCACCGGCGAGACCTCCCCGAAGCCGCTCCTGACAACGGTGCCCGCACACCCCTGA
- a CDS encoding DUF3068 domain-containing protein — translation MRRKASLILLALAVFFAALSPLLRWYTFPRLAKIPPNQYQDMVLEAKDATLLDYGTMQARKVPKVTIVQTLKGNVEESEKIEKTAGKDVVVWDGLSYVVGPDGKMVSKIPERYIFDAHTQEPVHATGEMVDGDPVRRDGIEFKWPFMTEKRDYEYFDAQARVTAPIHYKGTQDFRGVEVYYFEQTIPWTKVSMPKTMPVQGITPESVAKTGTTRWYTTVRKFWVEPLTGAPVYGEEIHKEELRGGTLLGDRDKVTAFAGHVKMREDYIDSTVDLVKSNRTLVLLMTSYLPWGFLFLGALLLSLSLYLEARSRRPAGPAGVETAAPEPVSA, via the coding sequence ATGCGCCGCAAGGCCAGCCTGATCCTGCTCGCCCTCGCCGTGTTCTTCGCGGCGCTGTCCCCACTGCTGCGCTGGTACACCTTCCCGCGCCTGGCCAAGATCCCGCCCAACCAGTACCAGGACATGGTCCTCGAGGCGAAGGACGCGACCCTCCTCGACTACGGCACCATGCAGGCGCGCAAGGTCCCCAAGGTCACCATCGTGCAGACCCTCAAGGGCAACGTGGAGGAGTCCGAGAAGATCGAGAAGACCGCGGGCAAGGACGTCGTCGTCTGGGACGGGCTGTCCTACGTCGTCGGACCCGACGGCAAGATGGTCTCCAAGATCCCCGAGCGCTACATCTTCGACGCCCACACCCAGGAACCCGTCCACGCCACGGGCGAGATGGTCGACGGCGACCCGGTGCGCCGGGACGGCATCGAGTTCAAATGGCCGTTCATGACGGAGAAACGGGACTACGAGTACTTCGACGCGCAGGCGCGCGTGACGGCGCCGATCCACTACAAGGGGACGCAGGACTTCCGCGGCGTCGAGGTCTACTACTTCGAGCAGACCATTCCGTGGACGAAGGTGTCGATGCCCAAGACGATGCCGGTCCAGGGCATCACACCGGAATCGGTCGCCAAGACCGGCACCACCCGCTGGTACACCACCGTCCGCAAGTTCTGGGTCGAACCGCTGACCGGCGCCCCCGTCTACGGCGAGGAGATCCACAAGGAGGAACTCCGCGGCGGCACCCTGCTCGGCGACCGCGACAAGGTGACGGCGTTCGCCGGGCACGTGAAGATGCGCGAGGACTACATCGACTCCACCGTCGACCTGGTCAAGTCCAACCGCACCCTGGTCCTGCTGATGACGTCGTACCTGCCGTGGGGCTTCCTCTTCCTCGGCGCCCTGCTGCTGTCCCTCTCCCTCTACCTGGAGGCCCGCAGCCGCCGCCCCGCCGGCCCCGCGGGAGTGGAAACGGCGGCGCCTGAGCCGGTCAGCGCCTGA
- the hrpB gene encoding ATP-dependent helicase HrpB, with translation MIRYDALDALPVRGALPALDGALDAHGTAVLVAPPGTGKTTLVPLALSGLLGDGPVRRVIVAEPRRIAARAAARRMAWLLGEKVGESVGYTVRGERVVGRHARVEVVTTGVLLQRVQRDQELAGVDVVVLDECHERHLDADTVAAFLWDVRETLRPELRLVAASATTDAQGWARLLGGAPVVEAEGVSYPVEVVWAPPVRPVRPPHGMRVDPALLAHVASVVRRALAERPGDVLCFLPGVGEIARVAGQLGGLGDVEVLQVHGRAPAAVQDAVLSSGVRRRVVLTTSVAESSLTVPGVRVVVDSGLAREPRVDHARGLSALTTVRASLAAGRQRAGRAGREAPGAVYRCWAEAEDARLPRFPSPEIKVADLTAFALQAACWGDPEASGLALLDPPPGGAMAAARAVLSAIGAVDSHGRATERGRRLARLGLHPRLGRALLDAPGGGAEVVALLSEEVPRDYGDDLVAALRTARRGGDAYAGRWRTEVRRLRAASEGVSQPSAGDSDDRLVGLVTALAFPERLAKADGASYLMASGTRAELGEGSALRGAAWIAVAAADRPVGKGHARVQLAAVVDEGRARSAAASLYSEGQEVHWADGDVVARSVERLGAIELAVRPLRSPDPVLVRDALLDGLRQEGFGLLRWSPDAEVLRQRLAFLRLHLGEPWPDVSDDTLHARVEEWLEPELGRARRRADLARIDAGAALTRLLPWASGDAARLDELAPERIAVPSGSRIRIDYANPEQPVLAVKLQEMFGLQESPSLAGVAVLVHLLSPAGRPAAVTADLASFWRDGYKGVRAELRGRYPKHPWPEDPATAEPTRHTNARLRR, from the coding sequence GTGATCCGTTACGACGCCCTGGACGCGCTGCCCGTACGCGGCGCCCTGCCCGCACTGGACGGCGCCCTGGACGCGCACGGCACCGCGGTCCTCGTGGCACCGCCCGGCACGGGCAAGACGACCCTCGTGCCGCTCGCTCTGTCCGGACTGCTCGGGGACGGTCCCGTACGCCGTGTGATCGTCGCCGAGCCGCGGCGGATCGCGGCGCGGGCGGCGGCGCGGCGCATGGCGTGGCTGCTGGGCGAGAAGGTCGGGGAGAGCGTCGGCTACACCGTGCGCGGGGAGCGGGTCGTGGGGCGGCACGCGCGCGTGGAGGTCGTCACGACCGGCGTGCTGTTGCAGCGGGTGCAGCGCGACCAGGAGCTGGCGGGCGTGGACGTGGTGGTGCTCGACGAGTGCCATGAGCGGCATCTGGACGCGGACACGGTGGCGGCGTTCCTGTGGGACGTACGGGAGACGCTGCGGCCGGAGCTGCGGCTGGTGGCCGCGTCCGCGACGACCGACGCGCAAGGGTGGGCGCGGCTGCTCGGCGGGGCGCCGGTGGTCGAGGCCGAGGGGGTCTCGTATCCGGTGGAGGTGGTGTGGGCGCCACCGGTGCGTCCGGTGCGGCCGCCGCACGGCATGCGGGTCGACCCGGCGCTGCTCGCCCATGTGGCGTCGGTGGTACGGCGGGCGCTGGCCGAGCGGCCGGGGGACGTGCTGTGTTTCCTGCCGGGGGTCGGGGAGATCGCGCGGGTGGCCGGGCAGCTGGGCGGCCTGGGGGATGTCGAGGTGCTTCAGGTGCACGGGCGGGCACCGGCGGCGGTGCAGGACGCCGTGCTGTCGTCCGGTGTGCGGCGCCGGGTGGTGCTGACGACGTCCGTGGCCGAGTCCTCTCTGACGGTTCCCGGCGTGCGGGTGGTCGTCGACTCGGGGCTGGCCCGGGAGCCGCGGGTCGATCACGCGCGCGGGCTGAGCGCGCTGACCACGGTACGGGCCTCGCTGGCGGCCGGCCGGCAGCGGGCGGGGCGTGCCGGGCGTGAGGCGCCGGGGGCGGTCTACCGGTGTTGGGCGGAGGCCGAGGACGCGCGTCTGCCGCGTTTCCCGTCGCCGGAGATCAAGGTGGCCGACCTGACGGCGTTCGCCCTTCAGGCGGCGTGCTGGGGCGATCCTGAGGCCTCCGGACTGGCGCTGCTGGATCCTCCGCCGGGTGGGGCGATGGCGGCGGCGCGGGCCGTGCTGTCAGCGATCGGAGCGGTGGACTCCCACGGGCGGGCCACGGAGCGTGGGAGGCGGTTGGCGCGGCTGGGCTTGCATCCGCGGCTGGGGCGTGCCCTGCTGGACGCCCCTGGTGGGGGCGCGGAGGTCGTGGCGCTGCTCTCCGAGGAAGTGCCACGGGACTACGGGGATGATCTGGTGGCCGCGCTGCGCACCGCCCGGCGCGGCGGTGACGCCTACGCGGGACGGTGGCGGACGGAGGTGCGGCGACTTCGGGCCGCTTCGGAGGGGGTTTCCCAGCCGTCCGCCGGTGACTCCGATGACCGTCTTGTCGGGCTGGTCACGGCCCTCGCGTTCCCCGAGCGCCTCGCCAAGGCCGACGGGGCCTCCTATCTCATGGCGTCCGGGACGCGTGCCGAGCTCGGGGAGGGGAGTGCGCTGCGGGGTGCGGCCTGGATCGCCGTTGCCGCGGCGGATCGGCCCGTGGGCAAAGGGCACGCGCGCGTGCAGCTTGCCGCCGTGGTGGACGAGGGCCGGGCACGGTCGGCTGCCGCCTCGCTGTATTCCGAGGGCCAGGAGGTGCACTGGGCCGACGGGGACGTCGTCGCCCGGAGCGTCGAGCGGCTCGGGGCGATCGAGCTGGCGGTGCGTCCGCTCAGGAGCCCCGACCCCGTCCTCGTACGCGATGCCCTTCTCGACGGGCTGCGGCAGGAAGGGTTCGGCCTGTTGCGCTGGTCCCCCGATGCCGAGGTACTGCGGCAGCGGCTCGCCTTTCTGCGGCTGCATCTCGGTGAGCCGTGGCCCGATGTCTCCGATGACACGCTGCACGCGCGCGTGGAGGAGTGGTTGGAGCCGGAGCTTGGCCGTGCGCGGCGGCGCGCGGATCTCGCTCGTATCGACGCCGGGGCCGCGCTTACCCGGCTGCTGCCCTGGGCCTCAGGTGACGCCGCGCGGCTCGACGAGCTCGCGCCCGAGCGGATCGCCGTACCCAGTGGGTCCAGAATCCGGATCGACTACGCCAACCCCGAGCAGCCTGTGCTCGCGGTGAAGTTGCAGGAGATGTTCGGGCTCCAGGAGTCGCCGAGCCTCGCCGGTGTGGCGGTGCTCGTGCATCTGCTCTCCCCCGCCGGCCGGCCCGCGGCCGTCACCGCCGACCTCGCGTCCTTCTGGCGGGACGGCTACAAGGGCGTACGGGCGGAGCTGCGCGGCCGGTATCCGAAGCATCCGTGGCCCGAGGACCCGGCCACCGCCGAGCCGACCCGGCACACCAACGCCCGGCTCAGGCGCTGA
- a CDS encoding class I SAM-dependent methyltransferase codes for MEAELLGPPEELKGKDVLEIGAGAAQCARWLAAQGARPVALDLSHRQLQHALRIGTAFPLVQADAGALPFADASFDLACSAYGALPFVADPVLVLREIRRVLRPGGRFVFSVTHPIRWAFPDEPGPEGLTVSSSYFDRTPYVEQDDDGRAVYVEHHRTLGDRVRDVVAAGLRLVDLVEPEWPDWNTSEWGGWSPLRGNLIPGTAIFVCVRD; via the coding sequence GTGGAGGCGGAGCTGCTCGGTCCGCCGGAGGAGCTGAAGGGCAAGGACGTCCTGGAGATCGGCGCCGGCGCGGCCCAGTGCGCGCGCTGGCTGGCCGCCCAGGGTGCCCGCCCGGTGGCCCTGGACCTCTCCCACCGCCAGCTCCAGCACGCGCTGCGCATCGGTACGGCGTTCCCGCTGGTGCAGGCGGACGCGGGCGCCCTCCCCTTCGCCGACGCCTCCTTCGACCTGGCGTGCTCGGCGTACGGGGCGCTGCCGTTCGTCGCCGACCCGGTCCTTGTCCTGCGGGAGATCCGCCGGGTCCTGCGCCCCGGCGGCCGTTTCGTCTTCTCCGTCACGCACCCGATCCGCTGGGCCTTCCCGGACGAGCCCGGCCCCGAGGGGCTGACCGTCTCGTCGTCCTACTTCGACCGCACTCCGTACGTCGAGCAGGACGACGACGGCCGCGCGGTGTACGTCGAACACCACCGGACCCTCGGCGACCGCGTCCGGGACGTCGTCGCGGCGGGCCTGCGACTGGTGGATCTGGTCGAACCGGAGTGGCCGGACTGGAACACCTCGGAGTGGGGCGGCTGGTCGCCATTGCGCGGGAACCTGATCCCGGGGACGGCGATCTTCGTGTGCGTACGAGACTGA